Proteins encoded in a region of the Mariprofundus ferrinatatus genome:
- the ccsB gene encoding c-type cytochrome biogenesis protein CcsB, translating into MTATTAESSIWETLNQGRWAFVRFYAYIGLSLGISAMAMYGQGGYDEDAFLYQILGSQGLIWGGTGILLGCAVAAVLSAIKPALLNGRVAPNTVPWLDGSLLMVVLAVVAAQFEPAAAQISYEDQSNLIAAKIIMAMNVVYIFSAVAYIAYLFAPESFIGRVATWSAWFATYAGGTALLLRWHESYLFDMGMGHAPVSNLYEVFILLFMITAAVYLSFERRYQAKAMGAFVMLLVSAGVFFGIWLDSIGQGDIKPLVPALQSYWMKIHVPMNFVGYGAFAVACGAGMAYLLRHRIEANNSSSKMLKIFPTLEQLDQLAYKSVAVGFPAFTLATILGAVWAAEAWGGYWSWDPKETWALIVWLVYGAYLHARVSHGWHGKALAWWAVAGFLVTIFCFLGVNMYLSGLHSYGRLS; encoded by the coding sequence ATATGGGAAACACTAAATCAGGGGCGCTGGGCATTTGTCCGTTTCTACGCCTACATCGGACTGTCGCTCGGCATATCTGCCATGGCAATGTATGGACAGGGCGGTTACGACGAGGATGCCTTTCTCTATCAGATTCTCGGCAGTCAGGGCTTGATCTGGGGCGGAACCGGTATTCTTCTTGGCTGCGCAGTTGCGGCAGTTCTCTCTGCCATCAAGCCTGCACTGCTTAACGGTCGCGTTGCTCCCAATACCGTGCCCTGGCTGGACGGCTCACTGTTGATGGTCGTGCTGGCCGTTGTGGCCGCGCAGTTTGAGCCTGCAGCCGCACAGATTTCCTACGAAGACCAGTCCAACCTGATCGCTGCCAAGATCATCATGGCGATGAATGTTGTCTACATCTTCTCGGCTGTTGCCTATATCGCGTATCTTTTCGCTCCCGAGTCATTTATTGGTCGCGTGGCGACATGGTCTGCATGGTTTGCCACCTATGCTGGCGGAACCGCCCTGCTGCTGCGCTGGCACGAGTCATACCTGTTCGATATGGGGATGGGCCATGCTCCTGTATCCAATCTTTATGAAGTATTCATCCTGCTGTTCATGATCACGGCTGCCGTTTACCTCTCCTTTGAGCGTCGCTATCAGGCCAAAGCGATGGGCGCATTTGTGATGTTGCTGGTTTCTGCCGGCGTATTCTTCGGTATCTGGCTCGACTCGATTGGCCAGGGCGATATCAAGCCGCTGGTACCCGCCCTGCAGTCCTACTGGATGAAGATTCACGTGCCGATGAACTTTGTCGGTTACGGTGCCTTTGCGGTGGCATGTGGCGCCGGCATGGCCTATTTGCTGCGCCATCGGATTGAGGCCAACAACAGCAGTTCAAAAATGCTGAAGATTTTCCCGACACTCGAACAACTCGACCAGCTGGCCTACAAATCGGTTGCGGTCGGCTTCCCTGCTTTCACCCTGGCTACCATTCTTGGCGCCGTCTGGGCTGCTGAGGCCTGGGGTGGATACTGGTCATGGGATCCCAAAGAGACCTGGGCGCTGATCGTCTGGCTGGTTTACGGCGCCTACCTGCACGCCCGCGTTTCACATGGCTGGCACGGTAAGGCTCTGGCATGGTGGGCTGTGGCTGGATTCCTCGTAACCATATTCTGCTTCCTGGGTGTGAACATGTATCTTTCCGGATTGCACTCCTACGGCCGCCTAAGCTGA
- the galU gene encoding UTP--glucose-1-phosphate uridylyltransferase GalU has translation MKPLRKIIFPAAGMGTRFLPATKASPKEMLTIVDKPLIQYGVEEALAAGMDEIIMVTGRGKRAIEDHFDISAELEANLKAAGKSDLYQEVSRVARMAEVVYLRQKESLGLGHAVLCASHWVSDEPFGVSLADELIIHETGAMQQLREVHEQTGCSVIGLIQVAESDVSKYGIVAFEAEENGLLRLTDMVEKPDVDEAPSHLAMIGRYIFTPRLMDLLQEVKPGKGGEFQLTDAIAMLAKEEPVYGVLLEGQRFDAGNPGGFLLANAVLGLQHPEYGESLRRALKKQL, from the coding sequence ATGAAACCGTTGCGCAAAATTATCTTTCCGGCCGCCGGAATGGGCACGCGTTTTCTGCCTGCAACCAAGGCGAGCCCCAAAGAGATGCTTACCATTGTCGATAAACCTCTGATTCAGTACGGCGTTGAAGAGGCGCTTGCCGCAGGCATGGATGAGATCATCATGGTAACCGGACGCGGCAAACGCGCCATTGAGGATCATTTTGATATTTCGGCAGAGCTTGAAGCCAATCTGAAGGCTGCGGGTAAGAGTGATCTCTATCAGGAGGTCTCCCGTGTAGCGCGCATGGCGGAGGTGGTTTACCTGCGCCAGAAAGAGTCGCTGGGTCTGGGTCATGCTGTTCTATGTGCCAGCCACTGGGTAAGTGATGAGCCTTTCGGTGTGTCGCTAGCCGATGAGCTGATTATCCATGAGACAGGCGCTATGCAGCAGTTGCGCGAAGTGCATGAACAGACCGGTTGCTCAGTAATCGGCCTGATTCAGGTTGCTGAGAGTGACGTCTCAAAATACGGCATTGTCGCCTTTGAGGCCGAAGAGAACGGCTTGCTGCGCCTGACCGACATGGTCGAGAAGCCGGATGTTGATGAGGCACCATCGCACCTGGCAATGATTGGCCGTTATATCTTTACGCCGCGTCTGATGGATCTGCTTCAGGAGGTGAAGCCTGGCAAGGGTGGCGAGTTTCAGCTCACCGATGCAATTGCCATGCTGGCAAAAGAGGAGCCGGTCTACGGCGTCCTGCTCGAAGGACAGCGTTTTGATGCGGGCAATCCGGGCGGCTTTTTGCTGGCTAACGCCGTGCTCGGTCTGCAGCACCCCGAATATGGCGAATCACTGCGCCGGGCACTGAAAAAACAGCTGTGA
- the tsaB gene encoding tRNA (adenosine(37)-N6)-threonylcarbamoyltransferase complex dimerization subunit type 1 TsaB, producing MNQDSNVLALDTAFGEISAAIHTARGDFLAAMPADHGKTRSVSIIPMLDGLLSEAGLSWKELDLLSLGAGPGSFTGLRIAAATLAGINSGMNLPILHLSSLAITARQAESSDPIWVLEDARAGEAFIGHYQAEVALDEDRCLTWAEVASEIIPGLYVCHSEPQGSLTGWQRLPLTVSRAKALLAATLAEMDMANVAMLPRYPDPVYLQRSQAEKNVHV from the coding sequence GTGAATCAAGATTCGAATGTTCTTGCGCTGGATACGGCGTTCGGTGAGATATCGGCTGCTATCCACACGGCCAGGGGAGACTTTCTGGCAGCGATGCCTGCCGATCACGGTAAAACCCGTTCTGTCAGCATTATACCGATGCTTGACGGGCTCCTCTCCGAGGCAGGGCTGAGCTGGAAGGAGTTAGACCTTCTGTCGCTTGGTGCCGGGCCGGGATCATTTACAGGCCTGCGCATCGCGGCCGCCACTTTGGCCGGTATCAACAGCGGTATGAACTTGCCGATCCTGCATCTTTCATCGCTGGCGATTACTGCACGGCAGGCCGAAAGCAGCGATCCGATCTGGGTGCTGGAGGATGCGCGAGCCGGTGAAGCCTTTATCGGCCACTATCAGGCAGAAGTTGCACTGGATGAAGATCGTTGTCTGACCTGGGCCGAGGTGGCATCTGAGATAATACCGGGACTCTATGTCTGTCACAGTGAACCACAGGGGAGTTTAACCGGCTGGCAGCGACTGCCGCTTACGGTTTCTCGCGCCAAAGCTCTGCTGGCGGCAACACTGGCGGAAATGGACATGGCAAACGTCGCTATGCTGCCACGTTACCCCGATCCGGTTTATCTGCAACGTTCACAAGCGGAGAAGAATGTCCATGTCTGA
- a CDS encoding low molecular weight protein-tyrosine-phosphatase: protein MSESKKAKVLFVCLGNICRSPLAEVVVKSVARERGIDQFHFESAGTGSWHVGGPADPRSAAKAQEKGLDLSAHRAQQITPRNVDSWDWFVAMDSSNRSDLLRMGVPESRLLMMRQFENDRFIPDVPDPYYGGPDGFEDAYWMLKENAGKLLDHLEAQA, encoded by the coding sequence ATGTCTGAAAGTAAGAAAGCGAAGGTGCTGTTTGTATGTCTCGGCAATATCTGCCGGTCGCCGCTGGCCGAGGTCGTGGTGAAAAGCGTAGCCAGGGAGCGGGGAATCGATCAGTTCCACTTCGAGTCGGCAGGCACTGGTAGCTGGCATGTCGGCGGCCCCGCCGATCCCCGTTCTGCCGCCAAGGCACAGGAGAAGGGGCTCGATCTCTCCGCCCATCGTGCGCAGCAGATCACGCCGCGCAATGTCGATAGCTGGGACTGGTTTGTCGCCATGGACAGCAGCAACCGTTCCGACCTGCTGCGTATGGGGGTGCCCGAATCTAGGCTGCTGATGATGCGACAGTTTGAGAACGATAGATTTATCCCGGATGTGCCGGACCCCTACTACGGCGGGCCTGACGGCTTCGAGGATGCCTACTGGATGCTCAAAGAGAACGCCGGCAAGCTGCTCGACCATCTGGAGGCGCAGGCCTAA
- a CDS encoding TlyA family RNA methyltransferase, with product MAKARKLRLDQILFERGLCDSADIASRQIMAGLVYVAGQKADKPGMQFREDAEIEVRELLPYVSRGGLKLEKALKDFPFSPKGAICLDVGASTGGFTDVLLQNGAEKVYAVDVGHGQLHYKLQNDARVINLEKTHVRKLTSELIPEPIDALVIDTSFISLTKVLPCAWPFVKAGGWCVALIKPQFEVEPKYLDRGVVREEEHRQAAIARVTAMVEAELDSTEIIGITESPIHGPKGNVEYLLGLKKRSPLN from the coding sequence TTGGCAAAAGCCAGAAAATTGCGGCTGGATCAGATTCTTTTTGAACGCGGTCTCTGTGATTCGGCAGATATTGCTTCCCGCCAGATTATGGCGGGGCTCGTCTATGTTGCCGGCCAGAAAGCAGACAAGCCAGGCATGCAGTTTCGCGAAGATGCCGAGATCGAGGTGCGCGAGCTGCTTCCCTATGTATCCCGTGGCGGACTGAAGCTTGAGAAGGCGCTCAAGGATTTCCCCTTTTCGCCCAAGGGCGCCATATGTCTCGATGTAGGGGCCTCAACCGGCGGCTTTACCGATGTTCTGCTGCAGAACGGCGCTGAAAAGGTCTACGCTGTCGATGTCGGCCACGGCCAATTGCACTACAAACTCCAGAACGATGCGCGTGTGATCAATCTCGAAAAAACGCATGTTCGCAAACTCACCTCCGAACTGATTCCGGAACCGATTGATGCCCTGGTGATCGACACCTCATTCATCTCCCTGACCAAGGTGCTGCCCTGCGCATGGCCATTCGTGAAAGCCGGGGGCTGGTGCGTAGCACTGATCAAGCCACAGTTCGAGGTTGAGCCGAAATATCTTGATCGCGGCGTAGTCCGCGAAGAAGAGCATCGCCAGGCAGCGATAGCGCGTGTCACAGCAATGGTCGAAGCTGAGTTGGACAGTACAGAGATCATAGGCATCACCGAATCGCCTATCCACGGCCCCAAGGGCAATGTCGAGTACCTGCTGGGATTAAAAAAGAGGTCGCCGCTTAATTAG
- the dxs gene encoding 1-deoxy-D-xylulose-5-phosphate synthase translates to MQELLSRIHGTADLKALYPEQLPTLAKEMRHYLIETLAPIGGHLGAGLGVVELTIALHYLFDSPRDKIVWDVGHQAYPHKILTGRLDRMPSIRQYGGLCGFTKRAESEHDPFGAGHASTSISAAYGIAAGRDLNNEHYNVIAVIGDGALTGGMAFEALNHAGAHNKRLLVILNDNEMSIAPNVGAMSSYLARIITGKPYTQAKDTAKRILEKLPGALDAAKRLEEHVKGMITPGTLFEEMGFRYIGPVDGHDFDHLLPTLANCKYLDGPILLHVVTKKGLGFSPAEEDPETWHGLGPYSVETGIPHKSNGKPPTYTQVFGDTLADMADHDDRIVAITAAMPAGTGVSRFEKRHPERCFDVGIAEQHAVTFAGGLAVAGKRPYVAIYSTFMQRAYDQIIHDICIQNLPVTFCMDRAGIVGADGATHTGMFDIAFMRNLPNMTVMAPKDEAEFKAMLITSATINGPVAIRYPRGNGYGVDISQLPAPLSVGKAEILEAGNDGLVIAVGTRVRDTLAAVERLRQEDGKAVTLLNLRFIKPLDLEAILKHLQQGKLLAIVEEGVAQGGIGQEIAALALKSGWSGPFVHIAMPDIFPAHGTQPEILRDLELDANGILKQLRGC, encoded by the coding sequence ATGCAAGAACTCCTGAGCAGAATCCACGGCACGGCTGACCTCAAAGCGCTCTACCCCGAGCAACTGCCAACGCTTGCCAAAGAGATGCGCCACTACCTGATCGAAACACTGGCCCCTATCGGAGGCCATCTCGGTGCAGGACTCGGTGTGGTCGAACTTACCATCGCGCTGCATTACCTGTTTGACTCACCCCGCGACAAGATCGTCTGGGATGTTGGCCATCAGGCTTATCCGCACAAGATCCTTACCGGCCGCCTAGACCGTATGCCAAGCATTCGCCAGTACGGCGGCCTCTGCGGTTTCACCAAGCGCGCCGAATCCGAGCACGACCCTTTTGGCGCCGGTCATGCTTCCACCTCGATCTCAGCGGCCTACGGCATTGCTGCGGGCCGCGACCTGAACAATGAGCATTATAATGTCATCGCAGTCATCGGTGACGGCGCCCTGACTGGAGGCATGGCATTCGAAGCACTCAACCATGCCGGTGCCCACAACAAGCGCCTGCTGGTGATCCTCAACGACAATGAGATGTCAATCGCGCCCAATGTCGGAGCAATGTCCTCTTATCTTGCCCGTATCATTACCGGCAAGCCCTATACGCAGGCCAAAGACACCGCCAAACGTATTCTTGAAAAGCTGCCCGGTGCTCTCGATGCAGCCAAACGGCTGGAAGAACATGTTAAAGGCATGATCACGCCCGGCACACTGTTTGAGGAGATGGGCTTTCGCTATATCGGACCGGTCGATGGCCACGATTTCGACCACCTGCTGCCGACGCTTGCAAACTGCAAGTATCTGGATGGGCCGATACTGCTGCATGTGGTCACCAAGAAGGGCCTTGGCTTCTCGCCCGCTGAGGAAGACCCTGAAACATGGCACGGCCTTGGCCCCTACAGTGTCGAGACCGGCATCCCGCACAAGAGCAACGGCAAACCACCCACTTACACCCAGGTGTTCGGCGACACGCTTGCCGACATGGCTGATCATGATGATCGAATTGTCGCCATTACTGCCGCCATGCCGGCTGGAACGGGAGTCTCCCGCTTTGAGAAACGGCATCCGGAACGCTGCTTTGATGTCGGGATTGCAGAACAGCATGCCGTCACCTTTGCCGGTGGTCTGGCGGTTGCAGGCAAGCGCCCTTATGTAGCGATCTACTCAACCTTTATGCAGCGCGCCTATGATCAGATCATTCACGATATCTGCATCCAGAATCTGCCTGTCACCTTCTGCATGGATCGTGCGGGCATCGTCGGTGCTGACGGGGCAACACACACAGGCATGTTCGACATTGCCTTCATGCGAAACCTGCCGAACATGACAGTCATGGCGCCGAAGGATGAGGCAGAGTTCAAGGCGATGCTCATCACCTCTGCCACGATCAACGGCCCGGTTGCCATTCGCTACCCGCGCGGCAACGGCTACGGTGTAGACATCTCTCAACTGCCAGCGCCGCTCTCTGTTGGCAAAGCTGAAATACTCGAAGCCGGGAATGATGGCCTGGTAATTGCCGTCGGTACCCGCGTGCGTGATACGCTGGCAGCTGTCGAAAGATTGCGCCAGGAGGATGGCAAGGCAGTGACCCTGTTAAACCTGCGCTTTATCAAGCCGCTTGATCTCGAAGCCATTCTCAAGCATCTGCAGCAGGGTAAGCTGTTGGCAATAGTCGAAGAGGGCGTTGCACAGGGTGGCATTGGTCAGGAGATCGCAGCTTTAGCCCTGAAGTCCGGCTGGAGCGGGCCATTTGTCCACATTGCCATGCCCGATATATTCCCTGCCCACGGCACCCAGCCTGAGATCCTGCGCGACCTCGAACTGGACGCGAACGGTATTCTCAAACAGCTGCGAGGCTGCTGA
- a CDS encoding polyprenyl synthetase family protein, giving the protein MQAPEFLASHAAHVEKALADMLKTHGSGVSERLFEAMSYSLLGGGKRIRPGLVIECFRACGGKDIGTALPAAMAIECIHTYSLIHDDLPCMDDDDLRRGNPTCHTKFDEATAVLAADALQTLAFELLATPSSPAELRCELIRTLAIASGAQGMVGGQMLDIQSEIDSSGIDLLAIERIHLHKTGALLRWCCEAGALLAGASSAQFDACSRYGKATGLLFQIADDILDVTASSVALGKSAGKDEAQNKATYVSLLGLKQARELAEEMREIAINACELFDSDGAQLKALANYILERDS; this is encoded by the coding sequence ATGCAGGCTCCGGAATTTCTCGCTTCCCATGCGGCGCATGTGGAAAAGGCACTGGCCGACATGCTCAAAACCCATGGCTCGGGTGTATCCGAGCGCTTGTTTGAGGCAATGTCCTACAGCCTGCTTGGCGGTGGAAAGCGTATCCGGCCTGGCCTTGTGATCGAATGCTTCCGCGCCTGCGGCGGAAAAGATATCGGCACAGCCTTACCGGCTGCCATGGCGATCGAGTGCATTCACACCTATTCGCTGATTCATGATGACCTTCCCTGCATGGACGATGATGATCTTCGGCGCGGCAATCCGACCTGTCATACTAAATTCGACGAGGCAACTGCAGTACTTGCCGCCGATGCCCTCCAGACGCTCGCCTTTGAGCTTCTGGCCACGCCATCGTCTCCCGCCGAACTGCGTTGCGAACTGATTCGCACCCTGGCCATTGCATCTGGTGCCCAGGGCATGGTCGGCGGTCAGATGCTCGACATCCAGAGTGAAATTGACAGCTCCGGCATTGATCTTCTGGCTATTGAGCGTATCCACCTGCACAAAACCGGGGCACTGCTGCGCTGGTGCTGCGAAGCAGGGGCTCTATTAGCCGGCGCGAGCAGTGCCCAGTTCGATGCCTGCTCCCGTTACGGTAAGGCGACAGGGCTTCTATTCCAGATTGCCGATGATATCCTTGATGTTACGGCCAGTTCCGTTGCACTTGGCAAAAGTGCCGGCAAAGATGAAGCACAAAACAAGGCGACCTATGTGTCGCTGCTAGGCCTGAAGCAGGCCAGGGAGCTTGCAGAGGAGATGCGAGAGATCGCCATCAATGCCTGCGAACTATTTGATAGTGATGGCGCACAACTGAAGGCGCTGGCCAACTATATCCTGGAGCGTGACAGCTAA
- the xseB gene encoding exodeoxyribonuclease VII small subunit, with product MTRLVEKLESGELPLEESVAAFEKGVKLSRRCEALLDQAEQRLQVLGNSEDAS from the coding sequence ATGACCCGCCTGGTCGAGAAGCTTGAGTCCGGCGAACTGCCGCTGGAAGAGAGCGTGGCCGCTTTCGAGAAGGGTGTAAAACTCTCCCGTCGCTGCGAAGCCTTGCTGGATCAGGCCGAGCAGCGCCTGCAGGTACTGGGCAACAGCGAAGACGCCAGCTGA